Below is a window of Penaeus vannamei isolate JL-2024 chromosome 30, ASM4276789v1, whole genome shotgun sequence DNA.
AAGTGCAATTCATAAATGTGCAACCCACCATGCCTTAAACTACAACTGCAATCGTATGAGTAATTTATATGATGTATTCCTTAGAAAAATATCAGATCACTAAAGATACTATTAAGACATTCACAGATGCTCCATTATAAAGGTAAAAAAATTACAATTTAATACATATAGACAAAGTCACTGTAATCTATTAATTTGTAAAAGGCATAAAAAAGGCACAGTAATTCGTACTATTCCATATTTTGAAAGACATTTTACCTGTTTCTTTTGAAAAGATACTTGACAGAGCTAAACAGGGAATTACCTTGAAAGGAATCCTTATTACCATGTATACAAGTAAAAATTATGTTTAATGTATTACaaaaattgtaatggtaatgtaTGGCAAAACTGTTCGTTCATTTTTGAAAATTCGCACAAAGTTAACATACAAAACATCATAAGCATTACCCTGCACACTTACAATAAATGATATGGAAACCAGATTCTCTTACTGAGCTATACATGCATACGAGCATCTGACTCACTCTAAATGGTAATTGATAGCATTACTACGTAAAGTAATACAGTAATATTACTTTAACACAAGCTGAATGGAAAAAGCTGCAATACTACCTAAGAAGAGAGATGGTCACTAAAATAATATGTCAGACCTAGTTTTAGTAAGCCTAACAAGCAATGTCCTCTATTCTtaaactttattttcttatcaacaTTACAACAATTTCTATAAAATTCTTCACATTAATTTACTATTTCTGAACCTTTTTTCCAAAAGATGTTTCATGATACATAAATAACAGCATCACAATGACAAAATTCTGTCATTCATGAGCAATCACATTTTATTTCAAGAATTCCCACATTACATTACAGTATATACTTAAAATGACTTCAAAGTTTAGGTACCCATTATGAGTGACTATATTGCTACACTGCAATTTGGAgattcacatatataaaatattctaaTGCAccaaaaaaacacattaaaagaATAAATTACCTATATCGTACTCTCTATTTCCAAATATGCAGTTTCTAATTATATACTACACTCTACCAAGACTTTTAAAAACCTGAGTTTTTACCTTTAACAGTCATTAAAAAATCTGTTCACTTATCAATACTATGACTAAGCACCACCcaagaacaaataaaatacaataagctGCAACAGTATCATCAGTATCTGTATTTTTTAAATGTAAAGCAGAAATGCAACACTTGAAATATGTGTACAAAATGTAACCTCATTGATGTAaactttaaaaaattataaaaatatgtatcatCACTTTTTGTGACCAAAATACTCAACAAATAAGACTCCATTACATGTCATACATTCCATCAATAAGGAAATCCATCCGAGCATAGTGTCTTCTCATCCACACATCTTGCAGTCTTCGGATACCTAAAatcatgacagtgataacaatgcaCAAGAGCAATACGATTCCCACAGCAGCTGGTGTGTATGCACCACTACCCTCTGAATCCTTCTCCTCTGCATCAAGGTTGTCTACAGCTGCTGTTGGCTTCGAGCGGCTCTCACTGGAGTCAGTAGAAGGTGGGCTGCTCTCTGGCTTTGTGCTGTTGGAAGACTCATTCTGGCTGGCCAAATGTACGGTGGGTAGTACTGGGCTTGGGGTTGGAGATCCCTTCAAAGGTTTGGTGGGGCTAATTAGGCTTGGTGTAGGTTTCTTCTGTGGACTAGATGGTAAGGCATTGACAGCTGCCGATGGATTAGACTTTGACTTTTCAGAAAGCACTGCACTACCATCTGATACTGTGCTCTCTTTCACAACCGTTGGGTCTTTCTGGGTTGGGATTTGCATATTAGCCTCAGAAACTATGGGGTTAACCAGTTCAGCATCAACACCTTTCTTTGGAACTACAGATGGTTTTAAGTTCTCTGGATCAGCACCTTTTTTGGGAACTACAGATGGCTTCAGGCTCTCTGGATCAGCATCTTTCTTTGGAACAACAGATGGTTTTAGGCTGCTTGGGTCTGCACCTTTTTTAGGAACTACAGATGGCTTCAGGCTCTCTGGATCAGCACTCTTTTTTGGAACAACAGAAGAAGGTTCGTATACCACTCCTTTCTTTGGAACAGATGACTTTTTCTTGCCAACTGGTTTTACTACATCTGGACTCTTCAAAATTTCTTCTGCATCATCTGtgaaataaattatgaaaattatggtgACTATTCTCAGTTACGAGGACCAACCTTGGCAGTGACCTTTTTGGTTTCTTTAAAATGTAAGATTTCCAAAGCGACATAACTATTCTAATTTTATctcaacaaaaaaataagaatgatgtaaTACAAACACCTATTTTTTCAAAAGATCAGCTCTACGGAATACAATATACTACCTCAAAAAATAGGTTCTTGATGGAGACAAAACTCCCTAAAAATAACATTATAGGGATAGTGTGTCTTCCCATTTTCTAAGATAaccaaataaaaatgattttcagGTAGAGATTTCAGGAGGGACAAACCCCCTAAACATATCACGAGTAGGGACAAGTCAAATTATAAGAGaacagatgagaaaaagagagtgcgatagagagaggggagataggggagaggggagggaggagagaggggagggagagagagaggggagggagagagagagggaggagagagagagagaaagagagagagagagagagagagagagagagagagagagagagagagagagagagagagagagagagagagagagagagagagagagagagagagagagagagagagagagagagagagagagagagaggaggagaggagaaagagagagagggaggagagaggagagaggagagagagagagaggagagaggaggagaggagaggagagaggagaggagaggagagggagaggagaggagaggagaggagaggagaggagaggagagggagaaggaaaggaaaggaggagaggaaaggagaggaggagaggaaaggagaggaggagaggaaaggaaaggagagagagggagaggaaaggaaaggagagaggagaaggaagaggagacgagaggaggaagaggagacgagaggaggaagaggagacgagaggaggaagaggagacgagaggagggagaggaaaggagaggagaggagaggaagaggaaaggagagagaggagagaggaaaggaagaggaggagaggaaaggaaaggagaggagaggaaaggaaaggagggaagaggaaaggaaaggagggaagaggaaaggaaaggagagagaggagaggaaaggaaagagagagaggagaggaaaggaaaggagacaggagaggaaaggaaaggagagaggaggagggaaaggaaagaggagaggaggaagggaaggagagaggagggaaaggaaaggagaggagagaagaggagagagggaaggaaaggagagaaggacgagcggaaaggggaaaggagagaggaaaggaaaggaaaggagagaggaggaggaaaggaaaggagagaggagaggaaaggagagaggaaaggaaaggagagaggagaggaaaggaaaggagagaggagaggaaggaaaggagagaggaaagaggagagaggaggaggaggaaaggaggagagaggaggggaaaggaaaggagaggagaggaaaggaaaaggagagagagagagaggaaaggaaaggagagaggagaggaaaggaaaggagagagggagaggaaaggaaaggagagagagaggaaaaggaaaggaggagaggaaaggaaggaaaggagagaggagaggaaaggagaaggagagaggagaggaaaggaaaggagagagaggagaggaaaggaaggagagagaggagaggaaaggagaggaaaaggagagaggagaggaaaggagaggaagagggagagaggagaggaaaggagagagaggagaggaaaggaaaggagagaggagaggagaggaaaggagagagagagagagaggagaggaaggagagagagagagagagagagagagagagaggaaagagagagagagagggagagagagagagagagagagagagagagagagagagagagagagagagagagagagagagagagagagagagagagagagagagagagagagagagagagagagagagagagagagagagggagagagagagagagagagagagagagagagagagagagagagagagagagagagagagagagagagagagagagagagagagagagagagagagagagagagagagagagagagagagaaagagagagagagagagagagagagagagagagagagagagagagagagagagagagagagagagagagagagagagagagagagagagagagagagggagggagggagggagggagggaggaggagggagggagggagggagggagggagggagggagggagggagggagggaggagggagggaggagggagggagggagggaggaggagggaggagggagggagggaggagggagggaggaggagggaggaggggggggggagaggagggaggaggagggagggagggagggaggggagggaggggagggggagggagggagggagaaagagagaagagaaagagaagaaagagagagagagagagagagagagagagagagagagagagagagagagagagagagagagagagagagagagagagagagagagagaagagagagagagagagagagaagagagagtgaagagagaagagagagtgaagagagaagagagagtgaagagagaagagagagagaaagagaagagagaagagaagagagaaaagagagagaaaagagagagaaaagagagagaaaagagagagagagaagagagagagaagagaagagaagagaggagaggagagagtgagagacaataTCCTGGTCATATGGTACCAAATCATTAATTACAAATGTAAATCAAgggtaatgaaataaataaataaaaaaaaagaaaaaaaaaaaacctagtcAAAATAGTAGAATAATTCACTTAATTATATCTTTGTGAGAAGACCAGTTTCCCTCATAAAAAACAGGACCTCATGTCCAGATGTTAAGCATCTTTCTCCCAGgatcagagagagggggaaagtacCATCCTGCCTTCGGCAACTGGACAGATGTCTTTCTTGCAGATCTCTCTAACTGGGACACTCGACCAGCAAATGTCACAGTCAGGGGGACTAGGCAGTCTTCACAATAGAGTTCAACATCTCTGGACGTGAGATATCTGCGGATTAGTCAGGTATGACCTATCCAAAGACGGGTCAGGGCTGTTTGGTCATGGCAACTCTTGATGTTAAGATAACTCCATGGAGAGATTGCTGTTGGACTTATTTCTCTCAACTTTGTGTTGGCAGCAAAAGCCTCCCATCTCCATTGCCATTCAGTCCAAACTGCCAGGTGAATCGGGGGAAATAGGTCTTTGaaaggtagtggggaggggggagtaactCAGGCCCCTGTCATCTTAgcaagtctgtctgcctgttcatTTCCGGCTACACCAACATGGGCTGGAACCCGACAAAACCCTACTTGATGTCGCCAACTTTCGAGGAGATACAGGTACTCCATTATTGATAAAATTATGGGATGATTTGTAAGAGAGCTAAAAGGTTCCAATGCTGATATGGCACTTCTAGAGTCACTAAAAATGGTAAATATAGATGGTGGAAAGGTAAGAATTACTTGCAGAGCAAGTACAATTGCTGACAACTCTGCAGTAAAAACAAAGGCAGTATTACAAAGGCTGCCACTCTGACTGAACTGAGGGAAGACTACACCAAAGCCAACCCCTACCTCAGACTGTGAACCATCAGTGTATACAGGGACCGAACCTGTGTGACTTGAGGAATGTTCTAAAAATATAGTGTGGGATTCCTGAATAGGAATGCTATTCGTATTTTCTATGGCTGAGctgcatattgatatatgtgaGAATTGCCAGTAGCCTATCTTGAGGAATCTGGTGAGGAGAGACTGGTAGAGCTGGGACTAACAAAGATGACATTACCGATGCAACTCTGTATTCAAATGGTTTATGAAAACTAGGTCTTGTATTACAGAGATTGGAATGTGAATCATGAGAAACTGTGGATATTGAAATATTGAGTCTGGGAGATGGTAGATACAGCACCAGCATCGCACCATTAAAGTGTGGTACCCACATAAGTGGTTACCAAAAATGACACCAATGAACCAAGTTTCTTTCACAAATTAACTTCTATGGCCACGGAGGTACAAGTTAGGATCAGGGTGAACACCTCGATTACAACAGAAATGAACTGCAACAGTCTTTGAAGCAAAGAATAGAAAGCTGTGTGTTTTAGCCTAATGAGAAATGTTATTAAGTGTCAGTTGCAGCTTTCATTCAATTAATCGCATTCTTGATGCAGAAAATGATATTGAAAGGTCTTCAATATGACGAGATCCACGGACCCCATCAAGAAGAATGCCGATAACACTATTGATTGCCACAGCAAACAGTATGAAACTTAGAATACTTCTTTGAGGCACACCTTCTTCAAGCTGATAAGCTTCAGACAACACATTTCTAATATGTATCCATTAAATTTGATTTGCAAGAAACTActggataaaaataagaaattaccACGCATACCAAACTCGTATAAATCAAGTAAAATCGAATGACACCAGGTAGTGTCCTAGGCCTTCTCAAGATCAAAGAAGACTGTGACATGATGTTGGTGAGAACCAAAGGCAGCACAGACTGAAGATTCTAGGATAGAAGGGCATTGGTGGTAGAATGCATCTTTCTAAAGCCATATTGTACTGGAGTTGGGTCACTGTTTTTTTTCTAAGTATCATATAACGTCTTACAAATGCAAAATGTCAGAGAGATGTAGAGTGTAGAGTGCAAAGGATCTTTACCAGGTTTTGGAAATTCACCTGTATGCCAAATcttattatacaatgataataaaaacaaaaatgtttgCAGGGACAAGTGGCATAAGAAGGTATAAGGTATACTATCATGGTGACGAGTAGTGACATTGCTTTAATGCCATCTGAAACtcgtatatagagaaagagacattgTAAGCTTCACCTCCAGATGTAAAATTTATACTTCAAGATTGTGAGTAATGACAAAAGGCAAAGATGGGTCTTGTTTTGAAACATTAGCAAAATGATCTGCTAGGACTTCAGCTACTTCTGCAGGGTTAGTCAGCATGATACCATTGTGAAATATTACAGGGGGAAAGGAACAGTAAATTTCCCTGATATTTTCCTTACTCTGTTCCAAACTTGGGTTAGAGGAGTCTTTGAGGTAATTGTTGAAACATGTGTCTTCCATGAAGCACGCTTTGTATCTTTCAAGACTGATGGTACATGAGCCCTAGCCTTTCAGAATTCCTTCACACATCAAAGATTTCCCCGATTTCTGCGAAGGCAGGAGAAGGCAACTTGTTTCGCCTTCGCAGCTGATGAACACTCACCAGGGCACAGGACATCTGGGAAAATGGCCTGATGTTTTTGGGATGGTTAAGAGAGTAGCTGAATGTATCATATCTCTAATATATATTGCCACCTCATTCAAGCTATATAATTCTTCAACAGAACAGTCTGTAGAACAAAGCTGTGTGAAAAGTTGCCAGTCTGCTATATCTAGGCACCACCGAGGAAGGCAAGTTTGTGGTGCACTTTTCTCGGATGTTATAATAATAGGGAAATGGtcacttctatatacatatggtattACCCTCCAATTTAAGTCTAAGATAGTATTGGGGAAACCAGAGGAGATATCAATGGCTGTAAAAGTACCAGTTAGGATGTGGAATGATATCACTTCACCATAATTTAGAATTCCTAACTCCTTATCCTCTATTAAGGATGAGAGTAAGATGCCCTGTGTATTGGTAGTGCAGTCATCCCACAGAGGGTGCTGTCCATTCATATCACCTAGTAGAAGAAAAGGTGGGATAAGATTGTTTACAAGATGGTCAAGATCACTCTTTTCAACTGGAACACTGGGAGGGAGGTAGACATTACATAATGTGTATTGTCTGTGGAGAAACACTTGTACAGTAATTGCTTGTAGTGGAGTATTAATTCTACGACACCATGATGATCCTGTGCAAGCACACCAGATAAGGCACTGAGGTGTGTGGCTTCTTCCTGGGATGTCACTTCTACAAGGAGGTTTCTATCCATTATTGGCGTTATTTTAGGTTTACTTCCACAGGCCTATGGAGTTAAAATATGTCAAGATCTGTGATGGGCAGCTCATTTACAGATTTTAGGGTCATATATTTATCAAAGTTAGCTAGTTCCTATGACGGGTTCCACCAGATGAGGGTGGAACCCGTCATAGTCTTATTGGGTTCCAAAGTGACAATGAAAGATGGTCGAGAGGAGGAGGCCAGAGGCAAGAGGACATCAGGCAGAGAAGCAAGTCAAAATAATCTAAAATGTTTTTCTGCTGTAAATATATTTGTTCATGTTtgcttccccaccctcccccacccaccacaaaGTCCTACAGAGGGATGCTGATGTTGGGGTCTATACACATCCAACAGCCCCAGGCGTAGTGGGGGAAGTATATGCAGGTACAATCTGGTGTGGTATGATAGCTGCGGGATCATTGCGGTGTCCACCAGACAGTGGCCACTTGATCCTAGCCAGTATATTTTTCAAATGAAAACGTGGATGACCAGCTGAATGACCTGATTGGGTCGAGATTATGCCTCCCTTCTAGCTGGAATTGGGGAACAAAGGAACATATCGCTAGCCATAGGGTGCAGCATGCAGCATCACTTAGTCCCTAGACTCACTTCTCCCAGTAACACAGGTCACCAAGCACAGCCAACTCGTGGGGGGACAAATCTTTGCCCTAGATGTTAGGTGGCCAAGTTTGTACATCACATAAGATATGTCCCAAATatcagaggagatggaggagaccaGAGAACAGGGAATTATCCTCGAAGTTGAGGAGTGGGAGGGCAGAAGTTGTGTCCTGTCCCCCTGCATTCTAGAGTGTGGGGGGCAGGTAAAGCTACAAGAGTTTCAACTTTATCTGGCTTAAAGCAaaagtgtgtttgcatatgtgtaagAACATTAATAAGATTACACTATTACAGTCAATCAAAATGGAAACagagatgggaaaagaagaaaagagagcagagaataaaatagaatagagttgaataaaatacaaaagaaaagagaaaacagaagggaagagaagaaaagatgaaaagaagagagaagaaagtaaagaaaagaagagaagagcaaaagaagtgacaagaagagatgagagaagacaagaaaaggaaaaagaaaaggaaagaagaaaatggtaacaataatagcaacaaaaaatttaaaaatcaacAAGCTGACACTGACCTATGTCAATAAGCACAGGCAGTGGTGTGGGAAGAGGCTCGGGTGTAGGAGTGACAGTCGAGACCTTAGCCAACATTTCTTCTGTGGTTACCTCAGTTTGGTCTGAGGAAGGCATTGTTGACATAATTTTCTCTTGGATATCTTGCAGATCTTGGTCCTGGTCCTGTGAAAaatagatttttgtttgtttgcttgtaacCATACTCCATCTTCCTGCATTTACAATAactaaaaattatttaaaaaaataaataaatacatgaataaacaaacaaatagaacaaGAGCAATGTTCCCCCTTCTCTACCAAAAATATGAAGGAAACTGATGAGCTTGTATTGGGGACAAATGTAAACAACTTCATttgtatcattactactatactCATTCACACAAGAATATCAATTAGCTTAAtgcattggaaaaaaaaaaacatgttggcCATAGTGATGTCAAATAGGTGTCATCATTCTCAAAGGGtaatataattgaaataatgtGTCTACTTTGTAACAGAATAATGGCTAGAGCATAAGtataatacaaaaatacacccaatatccatccttccacctcaTCAAACAATCACACCTGTTCCTTCTACTAAAGGAGGGCACCTTAAACATTTACCTTTATTTCAGtgacattcttattcttatctgcaAGTAGATGCTCCTCAATTTTCTCACTCTTTGGTACATTGGCATCAGACATAGGCACGGTAGTAAGGAGACTTGGAGGAGTTGCTGGTGGCACATCCTCAAGGTACTGCAGGGGACGCTGAGCTCCTGACGTCACTGCCAAGGAGAGGACCACCACAAAGGCCCTGAGGGCTCCCATTTTTGCCTGacaaaaaacaattattatttaATGTTACTCAACTTGTGACAATAagtaaggtggggggaaggggagagggagagaaggaaagagggagagagggagggagggagagagagagagagagagagagagagagcgagagagagagagagagagagagagagagagagagagagagagagagagagagagagagagagagagagagagagagagaacaatcaaaataattataatcatatttataataataataataataataataataataataataataataataataataataataacgatgatgataacaataacaaccactacaacaaccataatgaaaataataccaacaccaacaacaatgataatcatattggtggtggtgaaggtaatgatgatggtgatgatgatgacaatgatgatggtgatgatggtggtgataatgatgatgaaaacgactacaacaacagtgacaatgacaatgatgacaacgacaacaataatgatggtgataatgataataatttttttttctaaatattgataagaacaatatcagtaatacgtaaaaaagtaataatagcaaaattaaatgaataataacattatcattctccttcttcaaGTTTTtatattgtcctcattatcattattactatttttactgttattattattatcattatcattacaatcaacatcattatcattatcactattactattgttatcattatcatcataatgggcTAACTACCCTCACCATTCACCCACCTTACCCAAAAATGATGTTAACTACTATTTCCTGAAATCCTCTGAACGTTAAACATATACATCAATGCTGCCTAAAAGCTATGTCATTATGCATATTggatacacaaataaaacaatggaaaaaaaaaaaaaactaataccaGTTACTATGTGAAAGGCTTTATCCTCCAACCCATCCCATGTCCCCAAGTGAGCAATGGAATGACAAAAGACAAAGGGGTAATTGGTAATTCAGATCAGCTTAGCAACCACGACCAACACAAGGCCATACGCAACCACAGGCACTCTCACCCTTCTCAGCAGCAGGAGTGGCAATGAGGATTAGAAAGTGGAATTACccatgagaaaaagagaatgagtatAGGAATAAGGatacatacaagagagagagagagagagagagagagagagagagagagagagagagagagagagagagagagagagagagagagagagagagagagagagaaagagagaaaagagggagaaagagagaaagagggagagagggagagagagggagagagagagagagagagagagagagagagagagagagagagagagagagagagagagagagagagagagagagagagagagagagagagggagggagagggagggagagggaggagagggagaggagagggagagggagagggagagggagagggaggagggagggagggagagggaggagggagagagagagggagggagggagggaggaaaggggagggagggagggagagggaggaagggagggagagaggggagagagggagggaggggcgaggaagggaggaaggaagggaggcagggagagagggagagggatggagggaggggagaggggagaggga
It encodes the following:
- the LOC113816190 gene encoding uncharacterized protein isoform X2, whose protein sequence is MGALRAFVVVLSLAVTSGAQRPLQYLEDVPPATPPSLLTTVPMSDANVPKSEKIEEHLLADKNKNVTEIKDQDQDLQDIQEKIMSTMPSSDQTEVTTEEMLAKVSTVTPTPEPLPTPLPVLIDIDDAEEILKSPDVVKPVGKKKSSVPKKGVVYEPSSVVPKKSADPESLKPSVVPKKGADPSSLKPSVVPKKDADPESLKPSVVPKKGADPENLKPSVVPKKGVDAELVNPIVSEANMQIPTQKDPTVVKESTVSDGSAVLSEKSKSNPSAAVNALPSSPQKKPTPSLISPTKPLKGSPTPSPVLPTVHLASQNESSNSTKPESSPPSTDSSESRSKPTAAVDNLDAEEKDSEGSGAYTPAAVGIVLLLCIVITVMILGIRRLQDVWMRRHYARMDFLIDGMYDM
- the LOC113816190 gene encoding uncharacterized protein isoform X1 translates to MFKAKMGALRAFVVVLSLAVTSGAQRPLQYLEDVPPATPPSLLTTVPMSDANVPKSEKIEEHLLADKNKNVTEIKDQDQDLQDIQEKIMSTMPSSDQTEVTTEEMLAKVSTVTPTPEPLPTPLPVLIDIDDAEEILKSPDVVKPVGKKKSSVPKKGVVYEPSSVVPKKSADPESLKPSVVPKKGADPSSLKPSVVPKKDADPESLKPSVVPKKGADPENLKPSVVPKKGVDAELVNPIVSEANMQIPTQKDPTVVKESTVSDGSAVLSEKSKSNPSAAVNALPSSPQKKPTPSLISPTKPLKGSPTPSPVLPTVHLASQNESSNSTKPESSPPSTDSSESRSKPTAAVDNLDAEEKDSEGSGAYTPAAVGIVLLLCIVITVMILGIRRLQDVWMRRHYARMDFLIDGMYDM